The Deinococcus betulae genome has a segment encoding these proteins:
- a CDS encoding RNHCP domain-containing protein produces the protein MSGERRFTVQGTNNAFACGHCGAQVLPLRNGSVRNHCPHCLHSKHVDVLPGDRACECHGLMAPVGVEQSGKKGWVLVHRCQTCGFQGRNRAALDDPEQPDSWDAIVALSARTEQGR, from the coding sequence TTGAGCGGTGAGCGGCGTTTTACTGTGCAGGGCACCAACAACGCCTTCGCCTGCGGTCACTGCGGCGCCCAGGTGTTACCGCTGCGCAACGGCAGCGTGCGAAACCACTGCCCCCACTGCCTGCACAGCAAACATGTGGATGTCCTGCCCGGTGACCGCGCCTGCGAGTGTCACGGCCTGATGGCCCCCGTGGGTGTGGAGCAGAGCGGCAAGAAGGGCTGGGTGCTGGTTCACCGCTGCCAGACCTGCGGCTTTCAGGGCCGCAACCGCGCCGCGCTGGACGATCCCGAGCAGCCGGACAGCTGGGACGCCATCGTGGCCTTAAGCGCCCGCACAGAGCAGGGGCGCTAA
- a CDS encoding MOSC domain-containing protein, whose amino-acid sequence MSELRVTAVCVGQPTALKVGGRATITGIDKHPLPGHVAVRQAGLDGDHVLNRKHHGGPDQAVYAYTQTDYAAWAAELSPPPRPGLFGENLTLSGLASAELRVGDRLTLHGTGGDAVLEVTAPRIPCGTLAAHVREGSFVKRFARMRRPGLYLRVLQEGTVGAGDAVTYTPGDPAAPTIGELFDLYVGDRDTMRATLEAWLTFPVAIRTRRDLESRLSKLG is encoded by the coding sequence ATGAGCGAACTGAGGGTGACGGCCGTGTGTGTGGGACAGCCAACGGCTCTGAAAGTGGGCGGCCGGGCCACCATCACGGGCATCGACAAGCACCCACTGCCGGGCCATGTGGCGGTCCGACAAGCAGGGCTGGACGGCGACCATGTGCTAAACCGCAAGCACCACGGCGGCCCCGATCAGGCAGTGTATGCCTACACCCAGACGGATTACGCGGCCTGGGCAGCCGAGCTCTCTCCCCCGCCCCGCCCCGGCCTGTTTGGCGAGAACCTGACCCTGAGTGGCCTGGCCTCCGCCGAGCTGCGCGTAGGCGACCGCCTGACGCTGCACGGCACGGGCGGCGACGCCGTGCTAGAAGTCACCGCGCCGCGCATTCCCTGCGGCACGCTGGCGGCCCATGTGCGCGAGGGCTCGTTTGTCAAACGCTTTGCCCGGATGCGCCGGCCTGGCCTGTATCTGCGTGTCTTGCAGGAAGGCACCGTAGGCGCCGGTGACGCCGTGACCTATACCCCCGGCGACCCTGCCGCGCCGACCATTGGCGAGCTGTTTGACCTGTATGTGGGGGACCGGGACACCATGCGGGCCACTCTGGAAGCCTGGCTGACCTTCCCGGTCGCCATACGGACCCGGCGCGACCTCGAAAGTCGGCTGAGCAAACTTGGTTAA
- the msrA gene encoding peptide-methionine (S)-S-oxide reductase MsrA, which produces MTTPTSQSQTQQAILAGGCFWCTEAVLKDVRGVQKIESGYIGGHTPNPDYRSVCSGQTGHAEAVRVTFDPAQVSYKDLLGLFFATHDPTTLNRQGADTGTQYRSAVFPQTPEQEAQTREVIADLTSQNVFGQPIVTTVEPASEFFVAEDYHQDYYANNPRQPYCAAVIAPKVAKMRQYYADRLRA; this is translated from the coding sequence ATGACGACCCCGACCTCCCAGTCCCAGACGCAACAGGCCATTCTTGCTGGAGGCTGCTTCTGGTGTACAGAAGCTGTGCTCAAGGACGTGCGCGGCGTGCAGAAGATTGAAAGCGGCTACATCGGCGGTCACACGCCCAACCCCGATTACCGCAGCGTGTGCAGCGGCCAGACGGGCCACGCCGAGGCCGTGCGCGTGACTTTTGACCCGGCGCAGGTCAGTTACAAGGACCTGCTGGGCCTGTTTTTTGCCACCCATGACCCCACAACCCTCAACCGGCAGGGCGCGGATACGGGCACCCAGTACCGCAGCGCGGTGTTTCCCCAGACCCCCGAGCAAGAAGCCCAGACCCGCGAGGTGATTGCCGACCTGACCTCGCAGAACGTCTTCGGCCAGCCGATTGTCACCACTGTCGAGCCCGCCAGCGAGTTCTTTGTGGCCGAGGACTACCATCAGGACTACTACGCCAATAACCCGCGCCAGCCGTACTGCGCGGCCGTAATTGCGCCCAAAGTGGCCAAGATGCGCCAGTATTACGCCGATCGTTTGCGGGCCTAA